From Vitis vinifera cultivar Pinot Noir 40024 chromosome 5, ASM3070453v1, the proteins below share one genomic window:
- the LOC100249462 gene encoding flavonol 4'-sulfotransferase, translated as MDEEEQRKWKHTYKKMEAFLSTLPREKGWLSEHLFQFQGFWYHKRTLQGTIVAQQHLKARSSDIFLVTYPKSGTTWIKAIAFAIMNRTHYNHQTRPSMSSGPHEIVYVYRDPKDLLVSFWHFATKVRAKDLPPLFQEEMLEQFARGVSPYGSYWDQVLGYWKASLEWPHRVLFLKYDEMKSEPAVHVKRLAEFMGQPLSLEEERDGAVHALVELCSFEGLSNLEVKKTGKRQAGQSLVVPTVLKK; from the exons ATGGATGAAGAAGAGCAGAGAAAATGGAAGCATACCTACAAAAAAATGGAAGCATTTTTATCAACCCTCCCCAGAGAAAAAGGTTGGCTAAGTGAGCATCTCTTCCAGTTCCAAGGATTTTGGTACCACAAAAGAACCCTCCAAGGAACCATAGTTGCCCAACAACACTTAAAGGCACGATCTTCTGATATTTTCTTGGTCACATATCCGAAATCCGGCACCACGTGGATTAAGGCCATTGCATTTGCTATAATGAACCGAACCCATTACAATCACCAAACCCGTCCTTCGATGTCCTCTGGCCCTCATGA AATTGTTTACGTGTATCGTGACCCAAAAGACCTGCTTGTTTCTTTTTGGCACTTTGCAACGAAGGTGAGAGCCAAGGATCTGCCACCCCTTTTTCAGGAAGAAATGTTGGAACAATTTGCTAGAGGAGTCTCACCGTACGGATCCTACTGGGATCAGGTGCTAGGATATTGGAAAGCAAGCTTAGAATGGCCCCATAGGGTGCTGTTCTTAAAATATGATGAGATGAAGAGTGAGCCCGCCGTTCATGTAAAAAGATTGGCAGAATTCATGGGGCAACCCCTCTCTTTGGAGGAAGAAAGAGATGGTGCAGTGCATGCGCTAGTAGAGTTGTGTAGCTTTGAGGGCTTGAGCAACTTGGAGGTGAAAAAGACAGGGAAGCGACAGGCTGGACAATCCTTGGTGGTTCcaacagttttgaaaaaataa
- the LOC100254571 gene encoding putative calcium-transporting ATPase 13, plasma membrane-type codes for MSNILHVNLNCITPILDLPTTLSKPNKRWHSAFATIYCFRALHSLLNKKKNSSKVPISTPSFVVLNVKPDAFSSIDQTTLNAIVKGKNLNLLLESGGVEGVADALETDIKNGISGAVDDVALRQEAFGSNTYKRPPAKSLFHFVVEAFKDVTILILLFCAALSLGFGIKEHGLKEGWYDGGSIFVAVILVISVSAVSNFRQNRQFEKLSKVSNNIKVDVFRNGRRQQISIFEIVVGDVVSLKIGDQVPADGLFLDGHSLQVDESSMTGESDHVEVNSSHNPFLFSGTKVADGYAQMLVTSVGMNTTWGQMMSTISRDTNEQTPLQARLNKLTSSIGKAGLAVAFLVLVVLLVRYFTGNTEDENGNQEFNGSKTKADDIVNAVVAIIAAAVTIVVVAIPEGLPLAVTLTLAYSMKRMMADQAMVRKLSACETMGSATTICTDKTGTLTMNQMKVTKIWLGQEPIEVSSSISTNLLNLIQQGVALNTTGSVYKASSGSSKFEFSGSPTEKAILSWAVLELDMDMEILKQNCTILHVEAFNSEKKRSGVLVRSKADDTINVHWKGAAEMILAMCSSYYDASGSTKDMDDGERMTFEQIIQGMAASSLRCIAFAHKQIPEEKHEIREATQKLKEDGLTLIGLVGIKDPCRPGVRKAVEDCQYAGVNVKMITGDNVFTARAIATECGILRPDQGIDNEAVVEGEVFRKYTPEERMEKVDKIRVMARSSPFDKLLMVQCLKQKGHVVAVTGDGTNDAPALKEADIGLSMGIQGTEVAKQSSDIIILDDNFASVATVLRWGRCVYNNIQKFIQFQLTVNVAALVINFVAAVSAGEVPLTAVQLLWVNLIMDTLGALALSTEQPTKGLMDRPPVGRTEPLITNIMWRNLLAQALYQIAVLLTLQFKGESIFGVNEKVKDTLIFNTFVLCQVFNEFNARKLEKKNVFEGIHKNKLFLGIIGITIILQVVMVEFLKKFADTERLNWGQWGACLGIAAVSWPLGWVVKCIHVSNKPFLSYLKW; via the coding sequence ATGTCCAATATTTTGCATGTTAACTTAAATTGCATAACGCCCATACTCGATTTGCCAACCACCCTTAGCAAACCCAACAAGCGATGGCACTCGGCCTTTGCTACTATCTATTGTTTCAGGGCTTTACATTCTCTTctcaataagaagaagaatagCAGCAAAGTTCCAATATCTACTCCTTCCTTTGTTGTCCTTAATGTTAAGCCCGATGCCTTCTCAAGCATTGATCAGACAACTCTCAATGCAATTGTGAAGGGGAAAAACTTAAACCTGCTTCTTGAATCTGGAGGAGTTGAAGGCGTGGCTGATGCTCTAGAAACAGATATCAAAAATGGCATCAGTGGTGCTGTTGACGATGTTGCTCTCAGACAGGAAGCTTTCGGTTCAAACACATACAAGAGGCCGCCTGCTAAAAGCTTATTCCACTTCGTGGTGGAAGCTTTTAAGGACGTCACCATTCTCATACTTCTATTTTGCGCCGCACTGTCTCTCGGTTTTGGAATTAAAGAGCATGGGCTGAAGGAAGGGTGGTATGATGGTGGAAGCATATTTGTAGCCGTCATTCTAGTCATTTCTGTCTCTGCTGTGAGTAACTTCAGGCAAAACAGACAGTTCGAAAAGTTGTCTAAAGTCAGCAACAATATCAAAGTTGATGTTTTCAGAAATGGGCGCCGTCAGCAGATCTCTATATTTGAAATAGTCGTTGGAGATGTTGTTAGCTTAAAAATCGGTGACCAAGTTCCTGCCGATGGGTTGTTCTTGGATGGGCATTCACTACAAGTGGATGAATCCAGCATGACCGGGGAGAGTGACCATGTTGAAGTTAATAGCAGCCATaatccatttttgttttctggAACCAAAGTGGCTGATGGATATGCTCAAATGCTTGTGACATCTGTTGGTATGAACACAACATGGGGCCAGATGATGAGCACAATCAGCCGCGACACTAATGAACAAACACCATTACAAGCCAGGCTCAACAAACTTACCTCATCAATAGGTAAGGCTGGTTTGGCAGTTGCTTTTCTAGTTCTTGTAGTGTTGTTGGTTCGCTATTTCACTGGGAATACAGAAGATGAGAATGGAAATCAGGAGTTCAATGGCAGCAAAACAAAGGCTGATGATATAGTAAATGCTGTGGTCGCAATCATTGCTGCTGCAGTTACCATTGTGGTTGTTGCAATTCCAGAAGGCCTGCCGTTGGCTGTCACACTCACTCTTGCTTATTCAATGAAGAGAATGATGGCTGACCAGGCTATGGTTCGGAAGCTCTCTGCCTGTGAGACCATGGGCTCTGCCACCACAATTTGTACTGACAAAACAGGTACTCTCACTATGAACCAGATGAAGGTGACAAAGATTTGGCTTGGCCAAGAACCTATTGAAGTTTCCTCTTCAATTTCAACAAATCTTCTCAACCTCATCCAACAAGGAGTTGCCCTGAACACAACTGGTAGCGTTTACAAGGCTAGTTCGGGATCTTCTAAGTTCGAGTTCTCTGGTAGTCCAACTGAAAAAGCAATTCTTTCATGGGCTGTACTGGAACTTGATATGGACATGGAGATATTGAAGCAGAATTGTACCATTCTCCATGTTGAAGCCTTCAATTCGGAGAAGAAAAGAAGTGGGGTTTTAGTGAGGAGTAAGGCTGATGACACAATCAACGTGCACTGGAAGGGAGCTGCAGAGATGATACTAGCAATGTGTTCGAGTTACTATGATGCTTCTGGAAGCACGAAAGATATGGATGATGGTGAACGGATGACATTTGAGCAAATAATTCAAGGTATGGCCGCTAGTAGCCTCCGCTGCATTGCTTTTGCACATAAACAGATTCCAGAGGAAAAACATGAAATTAGAGAAGCCACCCAAAAGCTAAAAGAAGATGGCTTGACCCTTATAGGACTGGTAGGGATAAAGGACCCGTGTAGACCAGGGGTGAGAAAAGCTGTGGAAGATTGCCAATATGCTGGAGTGAATGTGAAAATGATCACTGGTGATAATGTTTTCACTGCAAGAGCCATAGCCACTGAATGTGGAATACTAAGACCTGATCAAGGCATAGACAATGAGGCAGTGGTAGAAGGTGAGGTATTTCGGAAGTACACCCCAGAAGAGAGAATGGAGAAAGTTGATAAAATTCGTGTGATGGCTAGATCCTCTCCCTTTGATAAACTTCTCATGGTACAGTGCTTGAAACAGAAAGGTCATGTGGTTGCAGTCACAGGTGATGGCACAAATGATGCACCAGCATTAAAAGAAGCCGACATAGGACTTTCTATGGGGATACAGGGCACTGAAGTGGCCAAACAGAGCTCAGATATCATCATCTTGGATGATAATTTTGCTTCTGTAGCAACAGTTTTAAGGTGGGGAAGGTGTGTGTATAACAACATTCAGAAATTCATCCAGTTCCAGCTTACAGTGAATGTTGCAGCCCTTGTAATCAACTTTGTAGCAGCAGTTTCAGCTGGCGAGGTCCCCTTAACAGCAGTGCAATTATTGTGGGTAAACTTGATCATGGATACACTAGGTGCTCTTGCTCTCTCCACAGAGCAACCCACCAAGGGGCTAATGGATAGACCACCTGTGGGTCGGACGGAGCCACTTATCACCAACATCATGTGGAGGAATTTACTAGCCCAAGCATTGTATCAGATAGCTGTCCTCTTGACCTTACAATTCAAAGGAGAATCAATCTTTGGTGTGAACGAGAAGGTAAAGGACACCTTGATATTCAATACTTTCGTACTGTGCCAGGTCTTCAATGAATTCAATGCAAGGAAGCTGGAGAAGAAGAATGTGTTTGAAGGGATACATAAAAACAAGTTGTTTTTGGGGATCATTGGGATAACCATTATTCTTCAGGTGGTTATGgtggaatttttgaagaagtttGCAGATACGGAGAGGCTGAATTGGGGACAATGGGGTGCATGCCTTGGAATTGCAGCAGTATCTTGGCCACTCGGTTGGGTTGTCAAGTGCATACATGTCTCAAATAAACCATTTCTCAGCTATCTAAAGTGGTAG